The following are encoded together in the Chitinophagales bacterium genome:
- a CDS encoding 2-hydroxyacid dehydrogenase, with amino-acid sequence MKVLLTTTSFQDTPGKHQDLLYAQGFEIETMRGPLKAEELLPVIDKFDALLCGDDELNAQVLEKGKAGRLKYISKYGVGLDKIDLEAAKRLGIQVTNCPGVNSRAVAEHVMALMLCFYRHIHLEYNITKAGKWVRYVGHEVQGKTAGILGLGAIGKETAALLKAFGLNVKVYDIQIDKNFVETHNLVVADSLTDLLRGIDVLSLHLPLTPQTQNIINIELLKAANQAGLLLINTARAGLVSNETIIQALNEDILAGYCTDVLDEEPMPPNHPLKALDRVIITPHIGSRTFQSVERQGLMAVNNLLRMIQEGNA; translated from the coding sequence ATGAAAGTACTACTTACAACAACTTCATTTCAAGATACACCCGGTAAGCATCAAGATCTTCTATATGCTCAAGGTTTTGAGATAGAAACCATGCGGGGGCCGCTCAAAGCAGAAGAACTATTGCCTGTTATCGATAAGTTCGATGCTTTACTTTGTGGTGATGATGAGCTTAATGCACAAGTGCTTGAAAAAGGCAAAGCAGGGCGTCTAAAATATATATCTAAGTATGGTGTGGGACTTGATAAGATTGATTTGGAGGCAGCCAAGCGTTTGGGTATTCAAGTGACCAACTGCCCCGGCGTGAACAGCAGAGCGGTAGCCGAGCATGTCATGGCTCTGATGCTGTGTTTTTATCGCCATATTCATCTTGAATACAACATTACCAAAGCAGGCAAATGGGTGCGCTATGTTGGTCATGAGGTGCAAGGCAAAACAGCCGGCATACTGGGGCTGGGGGCCATAGGTAAAGAAACCGCGGCACTTTTAAAAGCCTTTGGGTTGAATGTGAAAGTATATGACATTCAGATAGACAAAAATTTTGTGGAAACTCACAACCTTGTAGTAGCTGATTCACTTACAGATTTACTGCGGGGAATTGACGTACTTAGTTTGCATTTACCCTTGACCCCTCAAACTCAAAACATTATCAATATCGAACTATTGAAAGCGGCCAATCAAGCAGGGTTGCTGCTTATCAATACAGCGCGGGCAGGTTTGGTTAGCAATGAAACTATTATACAGGCTTTGAATGAAGATATTTTGGCAGGCTACTGCACCGATGTGTTAGATGAGGAGCCTATGCCGCCCAACCATCCTTTAAAAGCCTTAGATAGAGTGATTATTACCCCACATATTGGCTCGCGTACTTTTCAGAGTGTGGAACGTCAAGGGCTAATGGCTGTGAACAACCTGTTACGCATGATTCAGGAGGGGAACGCTTAA